The Sphingomonas sp. LY54 genome includes a region encoding these proteins:
- a CDS encoding DNA cytosine methyltransferase has protein sequence MTDKRDLPVISLFSGAMGLDLGLERAGFRIAVALECNPYAIKTIRQNRPSLPLIDKPIESVTTDEILAAAGLKRGEPIVVAGGPSCQVFSTAGTRQSFDDPRGTLFEQFARVVRESQPRFFVMENVRGLISAAAKHRPLNRRGPGNPPLGDDEELGSAFRVISDQLRELNYYTVFDVLNAADYGTPQARQRLLMLGSRDAEGIRIPEPTHDRDGRHGRAKWRTLRDAIGDLNEADPEFYRFCPAKEKYLVQVPEGGNWRDLPSDVQALAMGRAFHSWGGRSGFFRRLSWSKPSPALTTRPDSKATSLCHPTELRPLSVREYARVQEFPDDWEVAGMIRKKYEQVGNAVPLSLGSAAGRALMKAIAEPSTGGRLGAVECWNLDLLGKLTRRPRTIVNPPRMRQDTERETITDWYKKGGRMRRDALEYVPLELRDLFQAALGRSQADTTSGNDAPLDAATPEEAELLAAAE, from the coding sequence ATGACAGATAAGCGCGACCTCCCCGTGATCTCGCTGTTCTCGGGCGCAATGGGTCTGGATCTGGGCTTGGAACGGGCCGGGTTCAGGATCGCGGTTGCGCTCGAGTGTAACCCTTACGCCATCAAGACGATCCGGCAGAACCGACCGAGCCTGCCACTGATTGACAAGCCGATCGAGAGTGTGACCACCGACGAGATACTTGCGGCGGCCGGTTTGAAGCGAGGCGAGCCGATTGTCGTTGCGGGTGGGCCATCGTGCCAAGTGTTCAGCACGGCCGGAACTCGCCAGTCGTTCGACGATCCTCGCGGCACGCTGTTCGAACAATTCGCGCGGGTCGTCCGAGAATCCCAGCCGCGCTTCTTCGTGATGGAGAACGTGCGCGGCCTCATCTCCGCTGCTGCGAAGCACCGTCCGCTCAATCGACGAGGACCGGGCAATCCGCCTCTCGGTGACGACGAGGAGCTTGGCTCGGCCTTCCGGGTCATCTCGGACCAGCTGCGAGAGCTGAACTACTACACTGTATTCGATGTCCTGAACGCGGCCGACTACGGCACCCCGCAGGCGCGGCAGCGGCTCCTGATGCTCGGTAGCCGCGACGCCGAAGGCATCAGGATTCCCGAGCCCACCCACGACCGCGACGGGCGCCATGGGCGCGCGAAGTGGCGGACGCTGCGCGACGCCATCGGCGACCTGAACGAAGCGGATCCGGAATTCTATCGTTTCTGCCCCGCTAAGGAGAAGTATCTCGTCCAGGTTCCCGAAGGAGGAAACTGGCGCGACCTGCCGAGCGACGTACAGGCGCTGGCCATGGGAAGGGCCTTCCACTCGTGGGGCGGCCGGTCGGGATTCTTCCGCCGCCTGTCTTGGAGCAAGCCGTCGCCGGCGCTGACAACACGCCCGGACAGCAAGGCAACCAGCCTCTGCCATCCGACGGAACTTCGGCCGCTGAGCGTGCGCGAATATGCGCGCGTCCAGGAATTCCCCGACGACTGGGAGGTCGCCGGCATGATTCGCAAGAAATACGAGCAGGTCGGCAATGCCGTACCGCTCAGTCTAGGCAGTGCTGCCGGCCGCGCGTTGATGAAGGCGATTGCCGAGCCTTCGACGGGCGGCAGGCTGGGCGCAGTCGAATGTTGGAACCTCGACCTGCTGGGCAAACTCACGCGCCGCCCCCGCACCATCGTGAACCCGCCCCGGATGCGGCAAGATACCGAGCGGGAGACGATCACCGACTGGTACAAGAAGGGAGGACGCATGCGTCGCGACGCGCTCGAATACGTGCCGCTCGAGCTGCGCGACCTCTTCCAAGCGGCCTTAGGCCGGTCTCAAGCTGACACCACGTCCGGGAACGACGCGCCCTTGGACGCCGCTACGCCCGAAGAGGCGGAGCTGCTCGCCGCAGCGGAGTGA